In Glycine soja cultivar W05 chromosome 10, ASM419377v2, whole genome shotgun sequence, the genomic stretch CATGAGCCTGGACCAACAGGAGCAGTTCTTGCAATAAAATTCTTGACAGGAGCAGCTGGAATCCCTCGTCTATTCAAGAGACATCTGAAGTAATGCAACCGCGGCAATGCAATTATGTTAACATTTCCTGAGGTAGAATCTCTCCGACTCCACAAGCGTTCTGTGGAAAACAAGTAATTGTTAATTTTGCATGATCAAATCCAGCACCCTACATTTCCCAATTCCAACATCCTTTCCAGTTTTCCCAAAATTATGTTTAACAATGGATAAATGATAAAGTTAAGGAAGCACCCTTTCATAAGTCAAAAGATTGACATATTTTTAAGCCTTCATACTCATGTATCAAGCAAGAGAGACAGAAGGAAACTTGTTTTTGCTTCAGATAGTGGTGCATCAAGCAAGCAATAGCGAATACATGAACCCTTCAGATGGCTTGCATATTTTACCTTCTATTTGAGTGAGAGTCTGAGAGACAGAAGGAAACTTGTTTtggcttttctcttttttttttttttaattaaatagaagaGTGAAATGACACTCAACTTTACATGAACAATTGTACTCAAGGTAGGTTGGCCATTCCCAGTTAAGGAAGAAGCAATTAGTTATGGTTTATAAATATGCCTTCACATATTTCAAAACAAAGTATAGCTGTGTCAATTCCCTCGTCCATCCTCAGAACTAGCAATTGCAATTAGGAAAACAGATATTGCATATTCAATAGGCAAGGAATAGGCTTAAACAgtaaaactaagaaaataatACAAGAATGGTGAACAACTTCGCATTAGTAATGTAGCTAacctgctgctgctgctgctcgAGGCCATATTGTTTGCTGAACATCTGATGTATCAGCTGTCTCACCCCACATACAGACTTCTCCTCCAAGTACAAGTTTTTGTTCCGAAGCTTTACGTATTCCTTCTAGTGGCTCGGCAGTATAGACATCATCCCAAGGTACATCTAGATGGTCAAGATACCATACACCTTGGTTACTGAAAATACACCTGAAACCTTTTGCAACAGCCTTTGGACAAACCCCAGGGCCCAACCTACAGTATTTACTTGGAGTACTTTATTCTGAAACTGAGATCTTTGAGtttcatacaaaaaataaaactactTAGACAGAAATTCACCAGTTATGCACTACAGTCCGTGGATGGAGCTTAGTTGGAAAAGTATTGAAGGTTTCTTCCCTGAGAAGTTACATAAAAAAGTCAAATCTAAAAAAGATGTCAGCATTTTAAGAACACGGTATAGTAAATAGAAGTAATGTTTCATAATTACTGTAGTTTTTCACAGTCGGAATAATATAGATATTGTCATGTTTGTGAGCATGCAAGATATTACTGGCATTTGAAATACTATAGGAGATATCATCAAAGGATGGTATAAATGAGTTTTTTATGTTatgatgctattttttttttttttgttacaatgaTGATGCTATATATACATTGATCATACCAGTTTACTGGACTCCAATTTTTTGTAAGAGCTATGTTTTGAGCCTTCAGTACAAAATATTGATAGGCATCTTTAGCAGTCATGTTGTGATTCCGAAGCCTGCATCAGAGATATAATCACATCTGAACATTGCTTGATAGATTGACAATCAATCGAATTCATGGATCACGATGGTTAATTTCTGGAAATTTGACCACCATCTTAATgctcaaaactaaaaatttagtggctgaaaaaaaaagggaggatAAATTCCTCTACATGCTTCACAAGCAAATAATCCCAAAATTTCAGTTGATTCTGAAGTATGACAACTGatgttgacttttttttttgaagatcaCAACTAATGTTGACTTGAATACAGCAATCGCAATCCCTTCCGAATTATTTTTCTCTCACCCTTGGATTCgaatagttaaataaaaaacaactaCTTGCTAAGTCGAATTTCATATTTTGAGTTTCCATAGCATGATAACTCAATGCCTTTACCGCCCTAGGCAACAAAAATCATCATATAATGTAATGAATTAGTATAACAGGTTAAGATTGGTACCATTTATTCACTGTGGAAGTATTAGTCCAGCAATCTGTCAAAATAAATTGCAATTCCTCATCAGTTAGCATTGATACAAAATAGCTTAAAAATTACACTAaactaaaaattacttttaattataataattattataaatgttgtGAAGTCAGTAGTCACTCACATGGGCATTGATACACATTTTAACAATATAATGGACAAAACTTAAGTGCAGTATCTTGTGTGCTTTTAGTGTTTTTctccaattaaaattaaaattttgcctCAGTAGCCTATGCACACTAAAACTCAATATTAAAGGTCGGTGCCAGTTATCGACataaaacatcaattttaattagagaATAGCACTATAAGCACCTAAGGTGCTATATTTAAGCTCCCCTATAATCATTAATCTGAAGTTGTGCTAACAATAAAAATGTTTCTCAGGCAATTGGATGATAACTTAAGCTTTTAGATCAAGCAGCAAGAAGAGAGCCATGCATACTGACCTGTATTCACTTCATCACCTCCCAAGTGAAATAGTTCAAATGgaaatatttttctcatatctgtaaaatttagaaaaggagAATGAAAGTTAATTTTTGAGATCACTGCATACAATAATAGAGAAAGATATGGGCATAACTAGGGATGTTCAATGGGTGATTTTGACAAACTGCATAATACTGATAATTTTGCAAGGTAGAGCAACGGACAAGGTGGAGCGGAACAAGAAATaagttaaatatatattgatgCATGTTTTATAGGAACTTAACCTGTTAGAATACCAGAAAGGACATCAAAAGTAAACTTCTTCGAAACATCTAGTGGCTCCTTACAGGAGGGTGATGGCCAAAGATCAGGATATCCAATACCCCTAAACAGAATCGAAGAAAAGAGAAAccttaatacattttttatgttttactttGTGGTTTTCATGTAGCACCATTTTCAAGACATTATAATAACTTTATAAATCTACCAGACTATCATCTTAAGAAAAAATATGCCCATGATATAAACTTTACCATGATGCTGCATGACCAGGGACATCCACTTCCGCCATCACATTTATGCCTGTGATAAACCACGCAGTTAATGAGAAAGATGGAAGGCATAAAAGGAACAGAAAAACccagaaaattataaaatcatggcCTGAAATGCAAAATGCTTCCAATAATATGAAACAAAAACTTCAAAAGGATTTTAAGATACCTCACCTCTCATTTTGGAAAAGCTTTATATCGAGGCAAAGTAAAACATGAAAAGAGAACACAGTATTAGTCCAGGTTAGATTCAAAAAGTCAACTCAACGATGGTAATTGGAGagtaacaatttaataaaaagcaTGGATCAATTCATCACCAttctataatattattttggaaTTACAACAATATATTTTCCACTCTCCTCCCCTTAACCAAGTTTCTTATACAATTACTTTTGTCTAAATTTTCCGGATCAAAACTTTTAAAGATTACAAAATTAGTGACAGATATATAAATAGTTGCAATTTTCTTCGCAACTAGATAGTTTGAGGCGTAGATGATCATATCAAAGACTTGACAAGTATGTTTTACTCTTTTCAACTTGTTTCCGTTGGTAAATCCCCCTTGCCCATTATGAAGAAGTAGCCAATAAAGTtgttatgatttaaaaaaaaaaaaagctaatatATTGGTAGGAGATGGAATGAGGTGAGACTTACTTGACAATTTCGTATGCATCCTCTACTGTGTAACGTTCCCACTTTGTGTATGAACCTTTCCACAAATTTGGATAAGTAGGTACTTCAAGAGGAAATGACTGCTCGTCTATGATGTGCCAATGTAAAACATTCTAccgtgtataatttttttacataagcaTTACATGAAACAGAGTAGCATGGTATGCTAGTTAGGAATTAGGATACACTTCTTTGGTTTCCAACTGTCATAAACAGCCAAGTGGTAAGGAAAATAAACTTAATTGACATTTATCTTACAAGTTTAGCGTAGGACATAGATTCAATTATCTGCTTAATTACATCAACTGGTAAATAGTGCCTTGACGTAtctgcaaaaaaagaaaaagaaaaaaaaaacataagtatCAACAGAGCCTCAGAACATAGCACATGAACACTTGCAGAATGTAAATTTGtctcatttataaaatttagacTCACCCAACATAAGCCCACGGTATGGAAATCTAGGTTTATCAAGGATGGACCAAGGTGCCTTGTATATTTGTACTGTTTTAGTTGTATAATCAAAAGAACACAACTGGCTGAATGTCTGGTGCATcacaaaagaggaaaagaaatgAAGGAAATAGGTCATGCACAACATAACAAGTTTGCCAATCTTTCAGAAGGTAGTGATTCCTATGTCCACAATGCATATTGAGAAACACAATAACAATGATAGTTCAgttttcattttcaagggtgaaaaaatatataataaaattaagtttaagCAAATTACTGTCTATATACCAATAGTTATGTACGTTAATGTTAGTTCATAATTTCACCGATTAAGAGTGACAAGAACTGCATTGTTTCCAACTGCTGACATCTTGCCCAATAGACATGAACAGAACATATTACAGATTTTGCCAATCatttggagagaaaaaaaactaaattatgaaaaatgaagattgcacacaaaatttgaaagttatctaaaagagtaaaaataataatttaagcaGAAATATCTTAGTATGTACAGCACCTTTTATCCCTCCATTTCATGCTAAACAGCGAAgagaacaaagaagaaaattttgagCTGATTGAGATGCAAATTCCATACATACCTCTAATCCACGCAATGCACCAAAAACAGTATTTgcctacaataaataaaatcacaaaaacTTGGATGATTAATGGTCAAttaaaaatgacaattattaaagaaataaatagataaacCGCATAtagcaatttatttatttctgtcCATTAACCGTAAGAAGGGAAGCACAACACCGTAAAGAGTCATTATCAATCAGTTTGTGACCCTAAAAACAAAACTCTTCAATCAACAAGTGTTTCACAAAATTCCAATTGCTAGTATGTGGCCTTTTAGAATGGTGTTGACGGATTGGTTGACTAGTTCATGGCACAAATAATTACGGCATTAAACTAagaaatacatatataaaaggAAACTAGTTCTAACTTAGGAAGGGAAAGGGGCAGCATAACCTTCGGAGTTTAAGTATTCATTACCCTACAGACAACATAATCTCATTGAATATTCATATAAAAACAAACCACACCTCAATTGTGACTTGCCCAGCACCAGAAAGCGCTTGGGCTCTTGAGACGAACAAATTGTAGCTTTCATCCACTCCAAGTTGAAGCTGAAACACAAGTTCCCAACCTCAAAATCAAAACTTGATGAAAACCCaggaaaggaaaaacaaaacaaaatttaaaaagaaaagagccCACCTCCTCACTGTGGGAATGAACATTGATGCTCAATCTGGTAACATCATAGACAGGCCTCGGTGTTCTGAGAAAACTGAACCTGTCACCATGCTTGAAGAGGATCCCTTTGTATCTATGAAAAGCATCTCGAACAATGGCAGAAGCAGCACCGTTGCCAGAGAGAGAGAGTGCAGGGTCAACAGAAAGAGAGTCATTGCCGAAGCTGAATTTTGCAGGCAGAGGCCAAATGAACGGAAGAGGCTTATGTGGTTGTGGGATTCTGGCCCCAAGAGCTTGAGAAACAAAGAATGCAGAGCAAAAGAGGAACAATGTTTGAAGAACACTAGATGATGTTGGTATGCACAACAACCCCATGGCTCTGTGAAGACTTTGAGTTTGAGGAATGGTTGGCGTTTGAAGCGCTGAGATGATGCATTAAAGAGAACGTGAATGTAACAAACATGATTATTATTGGAGCAGTTAATGTTAAGggaaaaaaattgaggaatctGATGCTGTAAGAAACAACCATAGTGTAAGAATCATTAGCCAGGTAAAGTAATGTAAGAATAATTAAATGTACACAACAGAcaggaaaataatataaagattATTTGATCGTTTTACTGCATCTGTGCTGTGTGTGAGATTCCTTTACGTTACATAATGGCAAAGAAGATTTCTCTTTTAgtgcataaataaaatataattaattgtgaACGTTACTTCAATGTCATGTTATTATCGTTGGTGTCCCGTGTGTTTATTTATGACCGAACCACTTTTTGTTTATCTTCTTGTTCCTGGCCATATCAAATAAAGTTATAGTTGAACAAGGAGGCATGATGATAATATTATATGTGAAGGAGCATACCATAATCTTTTTGAATGCATTATCTAAACCTCTCTTTGAAACAATTGAAAATGGGAGCACGGAAAAAATGGTAAGATGCATATGTTTCTCCATTCGCTTGGATTTCTGGAGAGAAGAAAGGATGcaaaaacacacaaaggttCACAGGTTTTTAATCCATCCAAAATGGATGGTAAGAAGAGGGAAAGTTGcttctacaaaataaaataactaaattatccttatttttgtatatttttcattGCAAACATTTTATGGTATCTTGTATGTGTATTTCTTTCATCTtgtacataattaaataaaaataattaactttttatttttattttctttcctcctAAACAATTTACAAAATCATTtcacctttctttttttttttccttctttcattttttttacttactaAAAATAATCCAACATACTATAAGTTATTACTTACTAAATATTATTAGACCATGTCCTGCATTTATCTAGaaactatttgaaaaataagaaaaattagaacgtaactaaatgataaaaatacctccaaaaaaagtatattaggAACATGTTTGAATAAATGTATTGGTATCGTTCATGATGCAATCATCACTAATCTATAATATGAAGGACAATGCGTAATATTTAAATAaggcataaaataatttatattaatatcaaCACATGTTTAGTTTAAGTGATAagaaatttgttgttttttttttagtaatttcttatatttgagtttTTGGCATGGAGAGATTTCAATTGCATTTGTAATTCTCGTACCTTACTTTAGTTTTCATGTAACTTTAGTCGCCTTAATTTAATTGTCTAATATTT encodes the following:
- the LOC114369320 gene encoding beta-hexosaminidase 1-like — translated: MGLLCIPTSSSVLQTLFLFCSAFFVSQALGARIPQPHKPLPFIWPLPAKFSFGNDSLSVDPALSLSGNGAASAIVRDAFHRYKGILFKHGDRFSFLRTPRPVYDVTRLSINVHSHSEELQLGVDESYNLFVSRAQALSGAGQVTIEANTVFGALRGLETFSQLCSFDYTTKTVQIYKAPWSILDKPRFPYRGLMLDTSRHYLPVDVIKQIIESMSYAKLNVLHWHIIDEQSFPLEVPTYPNLWKGSYTKWERYTVEDAYEIVNFSKMRGINVMAEVDVPGHAASWGIGYPDLWPSPSCKEPLDVSKKFTFDVLSGILTDMRKIFPFELFHLGGDEVNTDCWTNTSTVNKWLRNHNMTAKDAYQYFVLKAQNIALTKNWSPVNWEETFNTFPTKLHPRTVVHNWLGPGVCPKAVAKGFRCIFSNQGVWYLDHLDVPWDDVYTAEPLEGIRKASEQKLVLGGEVCMWGETADTSDVQQTIWPRAAAAAERLWSRRDSTSGNVNIIALPRLHYFRCLLNRRGIPAAPVKNFIARTAPVGPGSCFEQ